From a region of the Rhipicephalus microplus isolate Deutch F79 chromosome X, USDA_Rmic, whole genome shotgun sequence genome:
- the LOC119176135 gene encoding CXXC motif containing zinc binding protein, translated as MVKIALQLRANLENVATFKPSPECVWYLRLKCLNCGEQTSAWQTVEASNRSPMKGSRREANLVLKCKLCNRVNSMDVLNDKIQAYGADDSFEFVTIIVFECRGVEPVAFDARDGFTATAAKSGTVFDDVKFESKEWAEYDEEGKQAVGIYDLQHKFIKVK; from the coding sequence ATGGTGAAGATTGCACTACAACTTCGCGCCAACCTAGAAAATGTCGCAACCTTCAAGCCTAGTCCAGAGTGCGTATGGTACCTTCGGCTGAAATGCTTGAACTGCGGCGAGCAGACCAGCGCTTGGCAAACTGTGGAGGCTTCCAACCGGTCGCCAATGAAAGGCAGTCGCAGGGAGGCTAATCTAGTTCTCAAGTGCAAGTTGTGCAACCGTGTGAACAGCATGGACGTTCTGAACGACAAGATACAAGCTTACGGCGCTGACGACTCGTTCGAGTTCGTCACCATCATTGTCTTTGAGTGCCGCGGCGTGGAACCGGTCGCTTTTGACGCCAGGGATGGTTTCACCGCTACAGCTGCTAAAAGTGGAACTGTTTTTGACGACGTAAAGTTCGAGAGCAAGGAGTGGGCCGAGTACGACGAAGAAGGGAAACAAGCCGTTGGGATCTACGATCTCCAGCACAAGTTCATCAAGGTGAAGTAG